The following proteins are co-located in the Manihot esculenta cultivar AM560-2 chromosome 7, M.esculenta_v8, whole genome shotgun sequence genome:
- the LOC110619330 gene encoding uncharacterized protein LOC110619330 — MENYSYNSYPDSGHSSPRSREIEFENPTPWEDQSQQQPQDFKAKFMCSYGGKIHPRPHDNQLSYIGGETKILAVDRNIKFSVMISKLAALCNDTDISFKYQLPGEDLDALISVTNDDDLEHMMHEYDRLFRASAKPARMRLFLFPVNPSPASFGSEGSKSERDRFIEALNSGPSHVPEANKPSPNNVDFLFGLEKGVPQPQPVKVPDLQEAQVGVGHDDRVLGSDQLNVQTQLQRMQIREQEQQTMYRKNSDENLVGGYPGEYYVQKLPDKLPPATLPVTVPQTMTAPAGYWPEKQFAAGGYQPAAVTVTTTPAPPEQQQVYMLPGPAPGTIYHTPVMRQVTGQPGQPYYMQRMGGPEVYREQPVYNMVPQPQQQPPPMSAAQGPMGVVRPNAAGVGVTDTGYAPVAYDSGVGRQMYYTAQGGVMQAPPQYQGVGGVAVSGEMRHVGGGGAPSQDGKGVVSKVSQSSV, encoded by the coding sequence ATGGAGAACTATTCATATAATTCATACCCAGATTCCGGCCACTCCTCTCCTCGATCCCGCGAAATTGAGTTCGAGAACCCCACGCCGTGGGAGGACCAATCCCAGCAGCAGCCTCAGGATTTTAAAGCTAAGTTTATGTGCAGCTATGGTGGCAAGATCCACCCTCGTCCTCATGATAATCAGCTCTCTTATATTGGTGGTGAGACCAAAATTCTCGCCGTTGATCGGAATATTAAGTTCTCCGTCATGATCAGTAAGCTTGCTGCCCTTTGCAATGATACAGATATTTCTTTCAAGTATCAGCTCCCAGGTGAAGATCTTGATGCTTTGATTTCTGTTACTAACGATGATGATCTCGAAcatatgatgcatgagtatgatCGTCTTTTTCGAGCTTCTGCTAAACCTGCCCGTATGCGGCTTTTCTTGTTCCCGGTCAATCCTTCGCCGGCGAGTTTTGGGTCTGAAGGATCCAAATCGGAAAGGGACCGTTTTATTGAGGCCTTGAATTCCGGTCCTAGTCACGTCCCCGAGGCCAACAAACCGTCGCCGAATAATGTTGATTTCTTGTTTGGGTTAGAGAAAGGTGTTCCTCAGCCGCAGCCGGTCAAAGTGCCTGATTTACAAGAAGCGCAAGTTGGGGTGGGTCACGATGATCGGGTTTTAGGATCGGATCAATTGAACGTGCAGACCCAGTTGCAGAGGATGCAGATTAGAGAACAGGAACAGCAAACTATGTACAGGAAAAACAGTGATGAGAATTTGGTGGGTGGTTACCCCGGCGAGTACTACGTTCAAAAATTGCCTGATAAACTTCCTCCGGCGACTTTGCCTGTTACAGTCCCGCAAACGATGACTGCTCCAGCGGGATATTGGCCTGAGAAACAGTTCGCAGCCGGAGGATACCAGCCAGCTGCTGTGACTGTGACGACCACGCCGGCTCCACCGGAACAACAACAGGTTTACATGCTACCAGGTCCAGCTCCCGGCACAATTTATCACACTCCAGTCATGCGACAAGTCACCGGACAACCGGGTCAACCATATTACATGCAGAGGATGGGAGGACCTGAAGTTTACCGGGAGCAGCCGGTGTACAATATGGTCCCACAACCCCAACAACAGCCACCTCCAATGTCTGCAGCGCAGGGGCCCATGGGGGTAGTGAGGCCAAATGCGGCGGGAGTAGGGGTGACCGATACTGGTTACGCACCGGTGGCGTATGATAGCGGAGTTGGGAGGCAGATGTACTACACTGCGCAGGGAGGCGTAATGCAGGCACCTCCTCAGTATCAGGGAGTTGGTGGGGTGGCAGTTAGTGGTGAAATGAGACATGTTGGTGGCGGTGGGGCTCCTAGTCAGGACGGTAAGGGGGTGGTTTCAAAGGTTTCACAATCTTCAGTGTGA